The Antedon mediterranea chromosome 7, ecAntMedi1.1, whole genome shotgun sequence genome has a segment encoding these proteins:
- the LOC140054063 gene encoding E3 ubiquitin-protein ligase E3D-like, whose amino-acid sequence MNVYGEIRGHIQSLQLVVCLKTKQESEFDLKISDEEIKVENGNNNWTFNLPNNIQLIPDSCHNLSWVKDEGAHMIFRIKDHAKAQDEEHSAQRSFEDALTDLECNLVCATCQSPILKSQCKFDRVCQLPSDNWQEMVEDWQCHASEDVAQIARKSLVPSTKDCFMNSTSIIVSPQVINEGVIRSSGSPVSVRNNSNKNASMFKWLTCWRCVSLIGKVSCQENDTNDWKTMSSVEIFQYSVEIRKNGVDNLLREHKQIPRLEVFLSNYLLSVSKTYMAFRFIVQSEEDSKIHALIWLINSEMKLLRSQQKANETLAKFSGKNMNNVEETSNVQCCQIVKILYEQCLGEEIVNLADEWNKDMAVHSIILPKKICFELLLLLATNTSTMPTSLQKQNNFKVGFLRLE is encoded by the exons atgaatgtttACGGTGAAATTCGAGGGCATATTCAGTCACTTCAGTTAGTTGTTTG CTTGAAGACAAAACAAGAGTCTGAGTTTGATTTGAAAATATCGGATGAGGAAATTAAAGTTGAAAATGGTAACAACAACTGGACATTCAATCTACCTAATAATATTCAACTTATTCCAGACTCCTGTCATAATCTATCATGGGTTAAAGACGAGGGAGCACATATGATTTTCAGG ATAAAAGATCATGCCAAGGCACAAGATGAAGAACACAGTGCTCAACGGTCATTTGAAGACGCTTTAACAGACTTAGAATGCAACTTAGTTTGTGCAACGTGTCAATCACCAATACTAAAATCTCAATg TAAATTTGACAGGGTATGTCAACTGCCATCAGACAACTGGCAAGAGATGGTGGAAGACTGGCAGTGTCATGCTAGCGAGGATGTCGCACAAATTGCTCGTAAATCTCTGGTACCATCCACTAAGGACTGCTTCATGAACAGCACCAGTATAATAGTATCGCCTCAGGTCATCAACGAGGGAGTTATCAGGTCATCTGGTAGTCCTGTTTCTGTTAGAAACAATTCAAATAAG AATGCATCAATGTTTAAATGGTTGACATGCTGGAGATGTGTTTCTCTTATTGGTAAAGTATCTTGTCAAG AAAATGACACAAACGATTGGAAAACAATGTCAAGTGTAGAAATATTTCAATACTCAGTGGAAATCAGGAAAAATGGCGTAGATAATTTATTACGAGAACATAAACAAATTCCAAG GTTGGAAGTCTTTCTATCGAATTACCTATTAAGTGTATCAAAAACATACATGGCTTTTCGATTTATTGTCCAGAGTGAAGAAGATAGCAAAATACATGCATTG aTATGGTTAATAAATTCTGAAATGAAGTTACTCAGGTCACAGCAGAAGGCAAATGAGACATTAGCAAAGTTTAGTGgtaaaaacatgaataatgtTGAAGAAACATCAAATGTGCAATGTTGTCAAATTGTAAAGATTTTGTACGAACAGTGTCTGGGAGAGGAAATTGTGAA TCTTGCAGATGAATGGAACAAAGACATGGCAGTACATAGCATAATTCTAccaaagaaaatatgttttgagCTTCTACTTTTATTAGCCACCAACACATCTACTATGCCAACGTCAttgcaaaaacaaaacaactttaaa gTCGGATTCTTACGACTTGAATAA